One window from the genome of Aricia agestis chromosome 22, ilAriAges1.1, whole genome shotgun sequence encodes:
- the LOC121737959 gene encoding uncharacterized protein LOC121737959, protein MFFLAKISCLFLVLCSVQSLQLESQASTRKPRVTKYSKTTIMPGGSTEPATERSLMTATYRLLGGGGETCILFTVDALLDISYLTKLNERADANTFVPNNANVAGACKESDLEVLVLSFKEFSLEITFAKTPGGERWYADNIRLTYNSSARILEHAAKQGRKVTLTTGPRALLFPTPVGKSFYCPEETIIELAEEDNSNTNIAHRAKLYLRQMRLQAFMFKRDGEFGPPWHCSDSARARSETAPVAVGAALAIATAGTLVGYAVWRYLKVKKVQYDTME, encoded by the exons TTCTGGTGTTATGTTCGGTCCAAAGTCTTCAACTGGAGAGCCAGGCGTCGACGAGAAAGCCAAGAGTCACCAAGTATAGCAAAACGACTATCATGCCTGGAGGGTCCACG GAACCAGCAACGGAACGGAGTCTCATGACGGCCACCTACCGGCTGCTGGGTGGTGGGGGGGAGACCTGTATACTGTTCACTGTCGACGCCCTCCTCGACATATCCTACCTCACTAAGCTGAATGAGAGAGCG GACGCTAacacattcgtgccgaataaCGCAAATGTCGCCGGAGCGTGTAAGGAGAGCGACTTGGAGGTGCTAGTGCTGTCCTTCAAGGAGTTTTCGCTCGAGATCACATTCGCTAAG ACCCCAGGCGGCGAACGCTGGTATGCCGACAACATCCGTCTCACCTACAACTCCAGTGCACGTATCCTGGAGCACGCAGCGAAGCAGGGCCGAAAGGTTACCCTGACTACTGGTCCCAGGGCTTTGCTGTTCCCGACACCAGTGGGGAAATCCTTCTACTGCCCAGAGGAGACAATTATTGAATTAGCCGAGGAGGATAATAG CAACACCAACATAGCTCACCGCGCCAAGCTCTACCTCCGTCAGATGCGCCTCCAAGCCTTCATGTTCAAGAGAGACGGAGAATTCGGGCCACCTTGGCACTGCTCCGATTCTGCCAGAGCGAGATCTGAAACTGCACCGGTGGCAGTAGGCGCGGCGTTGGCGATTGCCACCGCTGGCACTTTAGTCGGGTACGCCGTATGGCGCTACCTGAAAGTCAAGAAAGTACAATACGACACCATGGAATGA